The Penaeus vannamei isolate JL-2024 chromosome 4, ASM4276789v1, whole genome shotgun sequence genome segment CATTGGTCTTATAAATATTTCTAACTATTCCAATGTACTGCAGGTATTAGCACTGGCCACCCTAGTGGTAGCCACCGTCGCCCGTCCTGATAGCCCTCCTACCTATGGCTACTCTGCTCCCACACCCTCTTATGCACCAcccgccaagtacgacttcaactacgccgttaACGATCCACCatctggcaacgacttcggacaccaggaagcccgtgatggcgaccacacacagggatcctactacgtcctccttcccgacggtcgtctgcagaaggtgacCTACAATGTGAACGGAGACTCCGGTTACGTGGCTGATGTGACCTACGAGGGACAGGCTCAGTACCCCACCCCAAAGGCCTCCTATGGTCCTCCTCAGCCATCCTACAAGCCACCAACTCCCTCCTATGCTTAAGGAActgaaataaaatatttattgatCTCGGGTCTTTGTAAATACTAGATATTAAACAAGCATTCTTCATCTTTAATAGTTTGATATCCATGTTTTCAATATTTTAAGAAACTGCAACGTATTCCTTCTTGGCTTAATTATGTTGAAAAATCTAATCATCGAGGAAAATGTACCGATGATAACTGACAAATATTTTTGTTGTGGAAAAGGGAATGTTTGTTTcaagtgagttttttttcttcttgatcttATGCCACAGAGGACCTATACTATACTTTATATTGATCAAAAAATAATTTCAGcataattctatttatttattacataactttatatattatatacctatgcCATACTTTCATTTATTTGCCCCGCCCCAAAGGCCTCCTCTGGCCCTCTACATCATCCTACATACCGACCACCCCCTTCCTTGCATAAAATATAATGCCTCGGATATGTATTGATCTCAGGTCTTAGTAAATCTTAAGAATTAGCATACtagcatacttatataaatacattttatgtatatatcagtataagtatgtatatacatacatacatacatatatatatatatatatatatatatatatatatacacacacacacacacacatatatgtatgagcgcttgtatccatacaaatatacacaaaaagacaaacacatatgtgagtgtgtgtgtagagttttataaataaaatggaaattagCGAAAAAACAAGTTGCACGTTTTAAGCGACCGTCTTTGTATTAGATTTCCTTGATTTTGTGCTGCAGATTATCTTCACAAAGATTGTTTCTATAAATTAAAAAGAGCTTTAGTATAATGCTATGGGAAGTTCCATTTTACAGTGTAATAATCCTATTACAGAGTTTTGCTTGTTTGCAATGAATATAATATGCATGAGGTGCGCGATCTTTTtaagagatggatgaatagagtgGAGCATCACCCGTGCTTGTGGAATGCACTTGATTCCCTGGATGGCGGCAGGTTTGTTTACATGCAAGCAGCGGTTCCCAGGCAATCTGAGAGGGTCGGGTCATTTGCATACGAAGTTCATGtgggaaaaaaagattaaagaaaagcgaaaaaaaggctGTCATATAGCCTATATAGtttgagttgattttttttttattctattggaATGGTATTCGCGAGACATGCCAAGATATTCATTAAAAGAGCATGATTTGCTTCTTACAAAATGGGAgctaatttctttctttatcatctttatcgaagACGATATATCAAAGGCATCTTGTCtggtgaatatttgtatatatatatatatatatatatatatatatatatatatataatatatagtatatatatatatatatatatatatatatatatatatatatatatatatatatataatataatgtatatacacgcacacatacacacacacacatatatttaccaactttatgtatatatatataattatatatacttacactcccatcgacacacatacatatatatgcacctatatattcacacacaccgacatacatatatatatatatatatatatatatatatatatatatatatatatatatatacactcacacacacacacacacacacacacacacacacacacacac includes the following:
- the LOC138861553 gene encoding pro-resilin-like yields the protein IGLINISNYSNVLQVLALATLVVATVARPDSPPTYGYSAPTPSYAPPAKYDFNYAVNDPPSGNDFGHQEARDGDHTQGSYYVLLPDGRLQKVTYNVNGDSGYVADVTYEGQAQYPTPKASYGPPQPSYKPPTPSYA